In Streptomonospora litoralis, one DNA window encodes the following:
- a CDS encoding DUF7701 domain-containing protein, producing MPAHADHKELAAWIDEEIDLAADAEEQIATELLKTWNVTWLHDGQPTTAPVSHRRLVNVLDDADIGDYDQFGAEILADALTSELAFSRQVAANYAQAALDTVEAEAGHLEPDLARLYALLALVTGAETTAQDVHDAWSIWRTATNPHHSSLVPFRELAPETQELDQPFRDAIVRAAATL from the coding sequence GTGCCCGCACATGCCGACCACAAGGAGCTGGCGGCCTGGATCGATGAGGAGATCGACCTGGCCGCCGACGCCGAGGAGCAGATCGCGACGGAGCTGCTGAAGACCTGGAACGTCACCTGGCTGCACGACGGCCAGCCCACCACCGCGCCTGTCTCCCACCGGCGGCTGGTCAACGTCCTCGACGACGCCGACATCGGTGACTACGACCAGTTCGGCGCCGAAATCCTCGCCGACGCGCTGACGAGCGAGCTGGCGTTCTCCCGCCAGGTGGCTGCGAACTACGCCCAAGCCGCCCTCGACACCGTCGAAGCGGAGGCCGGCCACCTGGAGCCGGACCTGGCCCGGCTGTACGCGCTGCTGGCCCTGGTCACCGGCGCGGAGACCACGGCCCAGGACGTGCACGACGCCTGGTCGATCTGGCGCACCGCGACCAACCCGCACCACTCCAGTCTCGTGCCGTTTCGCGAGCTGGCGCCCGAGACCCAGGAGCTGGACCAGCCGTTCCGCGACGCGATCGTGCGCGCCGCGGCGACCC
- a CDS encoding exonuclease domain-containing protein — protein sequence MTETRWFEQRMLGFDLETTSKLPEQARIVQYALPSVGGGLATDPVEVLVDPGVEVPQEAAGLHGITTELVRAQGTPAAQAVADIVATIGRTLAAGTPVVGHNAPYDYTMLDRECRRHLGAGLAESLGRPLRPLVDTLVLSRHLEPKRRRPGPDQGPHALKTCVQALVPRKWGIGWDDDAAHGALYDALMSLRVAAAVGQSHPRIGSMTAEQLHDAQATWYPAQVADLEAFMRRMGNDVSFDRDWPLLPPAAQEAIA from the coding sequence ATGACCGAGACGCGCTGGTTCGAGCAGCGAATGCTCGGCTTCGACCTGGAGACCACCAGCAAGCTGCCGGAGCAGGCCCGGATCGTGCAGTACGCGCTGCCCAGCGTCGGCGGCGGGTTGGCGACCGACCCGGTCGAGGTGCTCGTCGACCCCGGTGTGGAGGTGCCGCAGGAGGCCGCCGGGTTGCACGGCATCACCACCGAGCTGGTGCGCGCCCAGGGCACCCCCGCCGCACAGGCGGTGGCCGACATTGTGGCGACCATCGGGCGGACGCTGGCGGCCGGGACACCGGTGGTGGGCCACAACGCCCCCTATGACTACACGATGTTGGACCGCGAATGCCGCCGCCACCTCGGCGCCGGCCTCGCGGAGTCGCTCGGGCGGCCGCTGCGGCCGCTGGTCGACACCCTGGTGCTGTCGCGCCATCTGGAGCCCAAGCGCCGCCGGCCCGGTCCCGATCAGGGCCCTCACGCGCTGAAGACCTGCGTCCAGGCGCTGGTGCCGCGCAAGTGGGGCATCGGCTGGGACGACGACGCCGCGCACGGCGCGCTCTACGACGCGCTGATGAGCCTGCGGGTCGCGGCCGCGGTGGGCCAGTCCCACCCCCGAATCGGGTCCATGACCGCCGAGCAGCTGCACGACGCTCAGGCAACGTGGTACCCGGCCCAGGTCGCGGACCTGGAGGCGTTCATGCGGCGCATGGGCAACGACGTGTCTTTCGACCGGGACTGGCCGCTGCTGCCGCCCGCGGCGCAGGAGGCGATCGCATGA
- a CDS encoding RusA family crossover junction endodeoxyribonuclease: MTVTTRAGVLFELTVLGTPAPQGSKSKGKNGEMYESSALLKPWRDRVHTYACQVLNLRGRRGFPLAGALEVDLVLSLARPKSHMGTGRYGRRVLASAPAFPAVKPDLSKLVRSTEDALTTARVWRDDAQVVAYGRLAKVYVLARDPDALTEPGAVIRIRAAEGER; this comes from the coding sequence ATGACGGTAACAACCCGGGCCGGAGTGCTGTTCGAGCTGACCGTGCTTGGCACCCCGGCTCCGCAGGGTTCCAAGAGCAAGGGCAAGAACGGCGAGATGTACGAGTCCTCGGCGCTGCTGAAGCCGTGGCGGGACCGGGTGCACACTTACGCCTGCCAGGTGCTGAACCTGCGGGGCCGCCGCGGTTTCCCGCTGGCGGGCGCCCTAGAGGTGGACCTGGTGCTGAGCCTGGCGCGACCCAAGTCCCACATGGGCACCGGCCGGTACGGCCGCCGAGTGCTGGCGTCGGCGCCGGCGTTCCCGGCCGTGAAACCGGACCTGTCGAAGCTCGTCCGCAGCACGGAGGACGCGCTGACCACCGCCCGGGTCTGGCGCGACGACGCGCAGGTGGTGGCCTACGGGCGGCTCGCCAAGGTCTACGTGCTCGCCCGCGACCCGGACGCGCTGACCGAGCCGGGCGCCGTCATCCGCATCCGCGCCGCGGAGGGTGAGCGGTGA
- a CDS encoding WhiB family transcriptional regulator, which translates to MTQPNRAGEQRAPRLLRSQIDTSWQVDGSCNDADPALFFDPEDYARRGRREKRRQQAKQICAGCPVRQECLEHALTVPERHGVWGGLDEDERRKVRRGRAQAGTVTGDNRADAAWRCEHCGRTGRREGTGPNGEVLIASCHKRWKRAGRPDHVPDPDPVRARAARGAA; encoded by the coding sequence GTGACCCAGCCGAATCGCGCGGGTGAGCAGCGGGCGCCGCGGCTGCTGCGCTCCCAAATCGACACCAGCTGGCAGGTCGACGGGTCCTGCAACGACGCCGACCCCGCGTTGTTTTTCGACCCCGAGGATTACGCGCGCCGCGGCCGACGGGAGAAGCGGCGCCAGCAGGCCAAACAGATCTGCGCCGGATGCCCGGTGCGCCAGGAGTGCCTGGAGCACGCGCTCACGGTGCCGGAGCGGCACGGGGTATGGGGCGGCCTCGACGAGGACGAGCGCCGCAAGGTCCGCCGCGGCCGCGCCCAGGCGGGCACGGTCACCGGCGACAACCGTGCGGATGCGGCCTGGCGCTGCGAGCACTGCGGACGCACAGGCCGCCGCGAGGGCACCGGCCCCAACGGCGAGGTGTTGATCGCCTCCTGCCACAAGCGGTGGAAGCGGGCGGGCCGCCCCGACCACGTGCCCGACCCCGACCCGGTGCGTGCACGCGCGGCCCGCGGCGCCGCCTGA
- a CDS encoding phosphoadenosine phosphosulfate reductase family protein, whose protein sequence is MRDATLFDLPVELPDLSAYDVVVVNSSAGKDSQAMLDYVAQLAADASVKKRVTVVHNDLGETDNGLSVEWPGTADLARRQADHYGFPLVITRREQGGLFQQLRHERGKFPSSQARWCTSDQKTSQGMRVVTDLCRRWRADRGLRPTEGRPVEVLYCLGIRAQESAARYAKPDVESGAAGSSTRRRITRWLPIHTWTEAQVWDRIRASGVPHHPAYDEGMTRLSCSLCVLASRADLVRACRLRPDLAREYADLETELGHRFRGDLSMADLMAEAGVVGDA, encoded by the coding sequence ATGCGTGACGCGACCCTGTTCGACCTGCCGGTGGAGCTCCCCGACCTGTCCGCCTATGACGTGGTCGTCGTCAACTCCTCAGCTGGCAAGGATTCCCAGGCGATGCTCGACTACGTCGCCCAGCTCGCCGCTGACGCCAGCGTGAAAAAGCGGGTGACGGTCGTGCACAACGACCTCGGCGAGACCGACAACGGGTTGTCGGTGGAGTGGCCGGGCACCGCCGACCTCGCCCGTCGGCAGGCTGACCACTACGGGTTCCCGCTGGTGATCACCCGTCGGGAGCAGGGCGGGCTGTTCCAGCAACTCCGCCACGAACGCGGAAAGTTCCCCAGTTCCCAGGCGCGGTGGTGCACCTCGGATCAGAAGACGTCCCAAGGTATGCGGGTCGTCACCGACCTGTGCCGCCGGTGGCGCGCCGACCGCGGGCTGCGCCCGACGGAGGGTCGGCCGGTGGAGGTCCTGTACTGCCTCGGTATCCGCGCTCAGGAGTCCGCGGCCCGCTACGCCAAGCCGGACGTGGAGTCGGGTGCGGCCGGGTCGTCGACGCGGCGGCGCATCACCCGGTGGTTGCCGATCCACACCTGGACCGAGGCCCAGGTGTGGGACCGCATCCGCGCCTCCGGGGTGCCGCACCACCCGGCCTATGACGAGGGCATGACGCGGCTGTCGTGCTCGTTGTGTGTGCTCGCCTCCCGCGCGGACCTAGTGCGGGCGTGCCGGCTGCGCCCCGACCTGGCCCGCGAGTACGCCGACCTGGAGACCGAGCTGGGCCACAGGTTCCGCGGGGATCTGTCCATGGCCGACCTTATGGCCGAGGCCGGGGTGGTGGGCGATGCGTAG
- a CDS encoding DUF6248 family natural product biosynthesis protein, whose product MRSNAAAWVRENAWTPRMRRAHAALPGLTHTCGCQLGAAGHCAVGNHNQCQGVYADPKCETYLTDRDAYVRYWPSPRAPVQVWLAPVACRWLCPCECHRQRPQPAATPPGRTAVHAEQVDQPALF is encoded by the coding sequence ATGCGTAGCAACGCGGCTGCGTGGGTGCGCGAGAACGCCTGGACGCCGCGGATGCGCCGCGCCCACGCAGCCCTTCCGGGACTGACGCACACGTGCGGGTGCCAGCTCGGCGCGGCCGGGCACTGCGCCGTCGGCAACCACAACCAGTGCCAGGGCGTCTATGCCGACCCCAAGTGCGAGACGTATCTGACCGACAGGGACGCCTACGTCCGGTACTGGCCGTCGCCGCGGGCGCCGGTGCAGGTGTGGCTGGCGCCGGTGGCCTGCCGGTGGCTGTGCCCGTGTGAATGCCACCGTCAGCGGCCGCAGCCCGCGGCGACACCGCCGGGGCGCACCGCCGTACACGCCGAGCAGGTGGATCAGCCCGCCCTGTTCTGA